gaaaattatgtaacaaggaaaaaaaaagaacaaaaagaaacatcCTTAACAAAAGTTGCTGAAAATTTTGACTCTTTTTTACTTCTCTCATTATATTTTTGCAGAGACTCTGATGTGGAATAAACCCAACCTCAGTGGAGTGGCTCCTCTTCCTCGAAGTCTTCACTCTGCTACTGCCATAAGAAACAAGTCAGTAGTTgtttccactttgtttttctttaattgtcTTTTCCTCATTGTAGCCAATTTCTTACCAGCAAACATGGTTGGCAGAACatagtacaaaaaaaatttaaatccagAGAGAAAAGCTTCATGTTCATTCAGAACTCAAAAATAAGAAGATTCATTTCTAAATACCTTAATGGTATTccataaagagaaagaaggataatgTGTAGTTATCTTTACATTAGGGAAGATTGAGGAATAGTAAATATTGAAGGTGAGATGTCTTCAAGGGAAAATTATCTGACATCCTTTGGAGAATGAACCATGTGAGAATTTTTTGGGTTAAATAATAAGAGCTAATATTTCTATAGCTATTTTTTACAAAGCAGTTTGCATGTATTGTCAGTATCTTTGGTGTCTTAGGCAGTATGCTAGATTCTGGTAATAAATTTCATCACAACAGTTTTATGAAGTACATATTACTGTCTTTTCACAAATtaagtaactgaggcaaaaaagaggtaaaatgatttgtttaGCATTGCAGCCAATAAGTATTGCAgtgggattagaattcaggtcttcttggtactcttatctgtaaaaaaggcTTTATCTCAGGAACTAGATTGTTTCATAGAGTTTCCTTCTACATCTGTTCTTTCGCCCCCAGAATGTATGTGTTCGGTGGCTGGGTACCTCTTGTCATGGATGATGTCAAAGTAGCCACACATGAGAAGGAGTGGAAGTGCACCAGTACACTGGCATGTCTTAATCTAGGTATGGCATGGACTTAAACTCATGAACATATCATTTAGCAGGCAGCTGGGCTTTATGATCATACTAGCCCTACCCATAAAGTATAATTTGTGTGGATGAAGATAAGGGTGATGATGGTGAATAATAGCGCCATTGAAGGAGACTCAGTTCTTACATGCCCTTAATTCCTTTTCCCCTTGTATCTTTTACCAAATAGGTTGGATGGAGACTGCCTAAGGCTAATTGGAAATGTTTTTTGACATATGAACAAACTCTCcaaaaacacaaatttccaaacTCTCTTCTTTTGCAGTAAAAGTCATctctttttgctcatttcttttcGCTAATAGttgttttaaaatgtgtttaaaacCCATTATGAGCTGTTGATTGTGTTTTgcttcctattttcttctcttctgcagatactatgacatgggagacaattCTAATGGATATGTTGGAGGACAATATTCCCCGCGCCCGAGCTGGTCATTGTGCTGTTGCCATCAATACCCGACTCTACATATGGAGTGGAAGGGATGGGTACCGAAAAGCCTGGAATAACCAGGTTTGCTGTAAGGACCTCTGGTACTTGGAAACAGGTAAATCAAGCTGTTTAAGAAGGTCAAAACTAAATAAGCTGTGGCTATGGCCATGTTTCTTTtgcatctttcttttctcttttttccctcacaGAAAGGCCCTCAGCTCCATCCCGAGTATATTTGGTTCGAGCAAACACTAATTCCCTAGAGGTCAGCTGGGGATCAGTGCCAACAGCTGACAGCTACCTCTTGCAACTTCAGAAATATGATATTCCTCCTGCAGCAGCTGCCACCTCACCAATGACCAGTCCAGTTCCTTCTGTGCCTGCCAATCCTCCCAAAAGTCCTGCCCTAGCAACCACAGCCCCTACAGTGCAGCCTCTTACCCAAGTGGGCATCACACTTCTCCCTCAAAGTTCTGTGTCTCCTTCTACCACCACCCCTATCCAGGTCTTAACAACAGTGCCTGGAAGTTCTGTACCTGTGCCCACCACTAGAAATCAAGGTGAGTCAGTTGGCTAGATTTGAtaaatctctgaagaaaatagtttggtTCAGGGGTAGGCATGTCTTGACTTAAGTAACTAGGTCATAAGCAACTCTGTGttaatgggtgagagagaaagatggatttgaacccaaccATATTCAGTAGCCAGCATGCACCTTTTTTGTTCTGAGAAATATGAGTAAATATGGATGGAGGAAGAAGAACCTCAAGGAAATGatggaaatggaagaaattcCATTATGATGGGGATAGCAAGATATGCAGACCAATGTTTCAaggataaataattttaaaactagtATCACTTAGCAAAAAATGATTAATACTTTGGATTGGTAATCACTGAACAGGGTATCTTGGATAGCATTGGACTACTTGGTTCCAAATAAGATCTACAAAGACATCACTGCAGGAGTCAAATTCCTTTGTTTCCCTTCAAAGTATGTGATTATGTTTACTAAGTTGTtaattcaatgaatgaatgaagaagctCCTTTTTCAGCAGGTATCCCCACTGTCTTTAAAGTAACTGGCCCCCCGGCCACAATAGGAAACCCACTGGTCACTATCTGGTCTGTCAGCCAAGCAGGAAAAGCACCTGTCACTGTCACCTCATTGCCTACTGGTGTACGGATGGCTGTGCCAACATTGAGCTCTCAGGGCACGGTATGTTGGAGTCTGTTTAACTTTGTGTGGGGGAGCTAATATGGTAAAAGATGTTGGCAAACTAGAAAAAGCTCAAGTTAAAAATGTCTTGGGAGATCCCAGTAATTAACTGGTAGACACCATTTATTTCTCAGTACTAATAGAAGTAGATCTAACAGGATGTCCATAGGACAGCTGCAATAGGAATTATGTTTCAAACCTAGCATAGTCTTCTTTTCTCATGTTCTCTAGATGATACGTAGCAATCCTCAGATGAGTGGAATGGCGGCTCTGGCAGCTGCAACAGCTGTCACCCAGAAGATCCCCCCATCTGTTCCTATAGTGCTCAGTGTTACTGCAGGCACAACTGTTGTTAAAAGTATAGCAGTATCACCTGGAACTACCACTTTACCAGCTACAGTGAAGGTGGCTTCCTCACCAGTCATGGTCAGCATATGTAGAGGGGTGTGTTGGGGAAGGGTGGAGAGGATTGGTTGTGGTGATTCTAAATATAGATGAATTTGAAGTAGTAGATAGCGCACTGAATCATTTACTTGAACTTAATCTTTTCTAAAATTTGGGtccattttgttctttttggAAGTTACTGGACTCAAATGGTAGCTAGAaatttgagaaattaagaaagGACTATgtaaattttcaaggaattatagTAAAAGGTATAAATAAAGTATCaataattatttcctttgttaTTTGAAATACATCCCAAGTAGATTTTCTTCCAACAATAGTATTTATATGTAGACTTTTAaggttttcattcttttcatttaaggAGTCAAGTAGGATTTGTTTACCAAGCTGAACAAATTCCTACAGACATTTGTAGTAAAGGATAATCCCAAAGAAGATAAAGTAGCCAATTTGTTTGGTGCTTTAAGATATATGAAACACATTTCTCACAATAAGTCTGTGAATTCGGTATTGCAAAAAtaatatcattttacaaatgacaaacctaaaacttagagagaaatgtggttttttttgtgttccagtttgtttttgttacattttaagttttgaattgtCTCCCTCCATCTGTTACCATCCCTCGCTAAAGAAGGTCACCATTTAACACAGGAAGAGAGTGTGGATGTctctaaataataaataaaaccatattATGCgtacttctttctctagatgtggatagcattttctttcataagtCTTTTGTAATTGATTTAAGTGTTTATCATATTCAGAATAACTTTGTTGTCCAGTTAAACAGGATTGCTGCTCTTGTTAACAAACatgctcttggttctgcttattttactcttcattatatatcatataagtctttgcatatttttctacagtcatcctgcttgtcatttcttagagcatagtaatatttcatcacaatcatatgacacaacttgttcagccatttcttaaCTGACAGGCATccctttggttttccttttttgcctccACAAATCATTGCTTAATAGTTTAAAAcataaattccttttcttttttctctgattgttttttttagtcatattactaggtcaaagggcatatacatagttttataattCTCTGGATAtcattccagattgctttccagtttcaGGGAGTTTTGAGGAAACATCTGAATCCAGTTTTCCTGACACTTTTTGAAATGGGACTCTTAGACTTCTATAATTTGGTTTTTTAGAATTGAGGTTTTTATTTTGAACCAGATCCTTGTCCCAGTCTTGCATTGTCttcactgtttctctttttttctttttttattccagGTGAGCAACCCAGCTACTCGAATGCTTAAGACAGCAGCTGCCCAAGTGGGGACATCTATCTCATCGGCTAGTAGTACTCCCACTTGTCCCATCATCACTGTTCACAAATCTGGCACAGTAACTGTGGCTCAGCAAGCCCAGGTAGTGACCGCTGTTGTGGGAGGAGTCACCAAAACCATCACATTAGTGAAGACTCCAATTTCTGTTCCAAGAGGCAGTACTCTGGTGAGTGTGAGAAGTTTTTGGCAAATGAAAACTACTTTAAAGTGTTCTGTCTACCATTTGTTGTTGATATTAGGTCATAATGGTTGCAGATTAAATCTGTagcaataaggaaactgaggccaaaaaaataataagtattaGAGGCAAGAATTTAAATCATGTCTcaactctaaatccagtactcttttctatatacataattatatcaaTTACATGACAAATTGAAGAAAGTGCTAATTTTGTAATCAGGACCAAGAATCAGACTGCAACTACAACTTTTTTAACATTGAGCAAATCACATTACTTCTTTGAGaatgagcctcactttccttatcctTAAACTGAGGATTATTGTATTTGTAATACGTAAGTTACAACTGCTATGAGAAGTTAGACCAGATAACCTCACAGTTTTCTAAAACtatgattctttgattttgttctatCTCAGAAGTAGGGAGCTTGTGCCTCAAGGCCTTCTAGGGACTCAGgtatgaccttttgactgagaccaagttttacaaaacaaatctttttattacaggaatttgttctatgaagtttggatgcaGGTTACCCCTGATATGCCTTgtaattaagttttttttttccgcttttctctttattttttcctttgctttttcagATTTCTAATCTTGGCAAAGTCATGTCAGTAGTTCAAACCAAACCTGTGCAGACCTCAGCAGTAACAGGCCAGGCTTCCACTAACCCAATGACACAGATCATCCAGGTAAACCACTAGAATCTAAGAGAGAGTTAGCACTTTCTCCCTTTTACCGCTGTAGTTTTGTAGGCTTTGCATCTTTCGTAAAAGGAGTTCTGATCTTTTAAGAACATATTCTAGCTTTCCATATTCAGGAAGCAACTTTCTAATTTTCATATTAAGTCTATAAAGCGAAACAGCTAGTGTTGCGTACCAGATCTCCTTTCCTACCTTTAGAGTATAAATGGTACTGGTTAagaatttcctttcattcttccttttttaattcatttttaagttctaaattctattttcCACACCAACTGAATGTGCAAGAAAAAAACATTAGGAGTAtttataatcatgcaaaacaaattcccacagtatcaatatcagaaaaaaaggaagaagaaaatgtgcttcattctgcagtctGTAAATCCATCAGTTCTCTTTGTGAAAGTTGATAGCATACGTtatcatgattcctttggaattgttgtgggTCAGTATGTTcatcaaagttattttttttaactgattatCTTGattataatgttttcctggttttgcttactttatgttgcattattatttcttttctttcccgtTATATTGTAAGTTCTGCAGGGCAGTCTTTTGTatccttttgtatccctagcacttaaaatgcatattaattgattgattgtttcACAATTTCTTCATTCCATCCTGTTCATCCATTACTTGTGCATACTTTTCAGTTCTTTAataccacagaaagaactgctttaattatttttgtatatgtacatcCTTTTCTTAACTGTTTGACCCTACAGGTATATAtagcctttggggcatagttctaaatgactttccagaatggttaaaccTACTCAGGGGTTTACAGTAATGTTGTATAAAttactctctttttcttctgacttcactttgcagCATTTCAAGAACAACTTAGTTCAAAAGAGCCACggtcttttttttcaaatgtccATTCTCTTCTTGTAGTATTTTGTGCCAACAGGAAGATACAGGACTATTATAAAACAGTATGTGCATTTAAGAAAACATAGAGAAGTAGGTAGTCAATAAGAATTACTTTTTGTGTCCTAGATTTCCCTCTACCTATAGAAAGTAGGTCACACAATTACttttattaaacaaaaaaaagtatatgTTCTACACATGCATAAAAGatcatatatttcctttttttctccatggTGCTTCCACAGCCTTTCACAGAGACCAAAGCATATTGAAGGGTGGAGgcaaattcagtgttttttttatCCTGGTACAACCCCCTAGCTCTGTTTTTTGTCTGCTTTCTTTTTTAGACCAAGGGACCTTTTCCTACAGAGACCATTCTGAAGCTGGTGACTTCATCAAATGGCAAACCTACCACCGTCATCACAAGCACCCAAGGCAGTGGGACAGGAACCAAGCCAACCATCTTGGGTATTAGCAGTGTCTCTTGTAGTACCACAAAACCTGGCACCACTACCATTATCAAAACTATTCCCATGTCAGGCATCATCACCCAGTCTGGAGCAACAGGTAGGACATATCAGTCAAGGAAATAACTCTTGATGTTGCAAGTCAGTGTATGTTTCGGTCCTCAGTAGGTTGAATTCCAAATTGGGTTATAAAGTCCATGCagttttaaaagaggaaattgaagcagagctGATTTATTCCTACCATTCCCCCGTTCTTTTAACCAACAGGGACAAGTGGCAGCCCTATAATTtgtttatggatttattttattttttattattacattgtaactttcttttttttgttggtttttttttttaattttgttttgttttctgtactTCTAGATTTTAATTGGATAGGAAAGACTCTTGAATCTACTGTCATCAGTGTCTTCAAAAAAAGAATGCCTTTCAGATTCAAAGAATgttagagaaaataatgaattacagaaagatcaaataaaaaaataacaaaagtgaTGACAAAGTGAGGAatcaaaataaaagtaaaaaaataaatggagcataaattatttagaaatgcaaaaataactggtaccatttcatatttttctgtaaTTGTTTTtagcacattatatatatatataaagacatTAACTGTCTTTAATTTATCTATCACTTGTCTGTCTTCCATCTAtttctagtttcctttttttgtttatttatttttagttttcaacattcatttccacaaaattttgagttcatattttctccccatctctcccctcctattttcttctttttcttttttttgaacctccttttccatttagctaattcagctttttaaagcatttgtctcctcattgactttttgaacctcttctgtCAGCTGAgtaagcctatttttaaaggtgttattttcttcaccatttttttgggtctcttttaacaagctgttgactcgcttttcatgatttactagcatctctctctcatttctcttcccaatgtttcctccacctctcttatttgactttcaaaatctttcttgagttcttccatgacctgagaccactacatatttattttggaggcctctgatggtaagcagtgttcttcctcatctgaaaggatggaagaaaatacctgttcaccaaggaagtaaccttctacagtcttattttttttcccctttcttggacatttttccagccagttacttgactttgagtCTTTTGTCAGCAAGGGGTATATTCTgggtacctgtaagttctcagttcctccaaggtggctcaatcaagggaaaggagtttactcctctcctgatctgTGCTGTGGTCAGGGAGCTACCCAAGCTTTTATgcagaatctgcaagtagaattccctttccacagccTCCTACAGCTCCACCACGCCAGCCAGGACTGTTCCTCTCTTCCTCACCttggctgccactcagggctgagacccagatcagggCCTCacttcccccaagggctttagggtgaggactccaaaaatggacactactgctgctgccactgcctgaggTCAGGGCaaagggaggaccctgctcctttctcactcaggagaaaaagctttttcactggcCTTTGAAGtgactttggcatttgtgggtctgagaacctctgctgctgctgggaattccatcccagaggcctgttctggtcctgttcctgcccATTCCATGTGACATTGCTGGGCTGTGGTCAGTGGGCTGTGCTGTGCTCAGTTccccatgcaatagaccttttttgtcagccttccaggctaccttgggctggaaatctctttttgtggcttctgcttctctagaatttgcttagagttattttttacaggtattttatggaccaggtgggaagagctagagtatgtgcatctttctactctgccatcttggctctgccccacaaAGTAAGTTTCTTTAGAGACCTTTTTTGTGTTACCCTTCTTTATTCTCCCAAGAAATGATTTAAGTCATAGTTAAGAAAGAATCTGTTGCTTCTGAGGATATAATAGTAGTATTAAGAGCTTAAATCATTGAGCCCTGTATAAAAGGACAACTGTAAGGTTTTACACCCTGCTCCACATATAGAAAATTTTCTGAAATAGTggtcttttcttgtttttcaccCTCCCAGGGGTAACCAGCAGCCCTGGAATAAAGTctcctatcaccatcatcaccacaaAAGTCATGACCTCTGGCACAGGCACACCTTCCAAAATCATCACTACTGTCCCTAAAATTACTGCTGGTCAAGGTCAGCAAGGAGTGACCCAGGTGAGACAAATCCAGTGTCCTGCCCTTATCTTCACTATCAATGGATTGTTCAAGAGCTTTTATTCTTTGCAGCATGTAATCTGAATAATTCTGAGACTTACCGATTATATGATCATCTTACTTTGGATTTTGCTTCTGTAATTTTAGTACATTCTTTTTAGGTATAACTGATTTTATTcacattttgcatttatttacaaCATAAACTCagcttctttgtttttatttggacATAGTAGTCAGTACTATGTTTGTTATCAGGATAGAGTTATTGTGTTTTAACAGGGCTATAGAAATAAATGCTTGCCTTTTTTTGTTAGcgtttttttgttttggtattaTAGGTTGTACTGAAGGGTGCCCCAGGACATCAAGGCACTATACTCCGAACAGTGCCCATGAGTGGAGTACGACTTGTTACCCCTGTCACAGTGTCAGCAGTTAAGCCAACAGTCACCACGTTGGTAGTGAAGGGCAGCACTGGTATGTGTCCAGAAGATAAAGAAAGTTGGatcctagaaaagaaaattatataatgaAATTCCTGTGCTCTCAGTCATAAATTGAAATCTAAGTATCCAAACTCTGAGTTCAGCCAACTGATGATAATATCTTGAATTGACCATTTTAAGAAACTGTTTTaagttcattattttttcctttgcttctagTTTCTTTACCATTGAAAAAACTTGTTGGTTGGTTTATTCTATATTACTGATAATACAATAAGCTTCTAAACCCCCATcatagcttttttaaaattttgctccATAGATTTAGTCTAAATCCAGTTCATGCCAGCTCTTCAAAAGCAGTGGTTATAAGAATAGTTGCACAAAGGTTAAGTTCTGTGGAATTGGTGATATTGTGAACCTTCATCAAAGAgccctttttatttctcttttctctaggtgtTACAACTTTAGGGACTGTAACAGGCACTGTGTCCACCAGCCTGGCTGGAGCCACAGGGCATAATGTCAGTTCTTCCCAGGCTACTCCTGTTGCCACATTGGGCACCATTGCTACTCCTTCAAGCCAAGTGATCAGTCCTATAGCCATTAATGTTTCATCAGCCCAGACTACAATGACAGCAGCTGGAGGTCTTACCACTCCCACCATTACTATGCAGGTAGGTTCTATAGTTTTATTGTTGTCACCTTGTTATCAtgtttaatttcctcattttaaaattgaggggGTAATAATAATACCCATACCCCAGTGGTGGTGTTTTTTGCAAGGCACTTGCACAGTTAATATCTacgcaggatttgaactcagatcttcatgactccatccactgtaccatttagcacacctttgtttatttgtttttcaggctttttttgaggcagttggagttaaatTAACTTGTTTTGACTTTTCAAACAAGACTATATAAAAATGATTTGAAAAGCATCTTACATTTAAATTTAGTTTATTATTACTAATTAAGAAGGAAATACTGTgccatatctataaaatgtatGAATTTGACTGTAATCAAAAAAAGTTTGCTCTCCTGTGACACTTTTCCCATTTATCCCAAAGAAGTCtagaattatttaaaatactGAAGTTTATTATGTGAAGGAGAATATGTATTAGCAGCATATGTAGAAAACTGAGCTGTTGTGTTAATGCGTCActtcatatatattatgtgttaatattaaaactttatttgaaggaaaggaaattgaaggaggaaggattaaaaatattttaagttgttaaaaaattattgatgatTTTGGACTAGCTTTTAAGTGCATTCAGTAATGTGTGATACaaaatttaatctttttatcttagattcttttatttccatttttttctaaccAATTTATAACAGTTACAGCTGTCAAATCAGAAAGATTGATGAGATAAGGTAGAAATAGTTATGAAATTTTTGATGCTGTACTCTTTATTGAATTGGGTGCCATACAGAAAGAAATTCATTGACCTTACACTATTTGTTAATTACAAGTTGGAATTTTTATTGTAACTTttattcaaacaaaacaaattctttttaaaattttaataaataagagTTTTAACCACAATTattataaaattgaaatagaCTTTTCTTTACTCTTCACGTCctcaaaaaaaattcttacaaGTAAAGGGGAAGTAGTTGTGAATCATGTTAAAGGACAAGCTCTATCATCAATCACTCATCAGTTCATcagtaaacaagtatttattaatgtcTGCCAGGTAGGTGTCAGggatagaaaacaaaaatgaatgtgcCCTCCTTTTCTCAAATAATACTGAATTATTTGATTAATTTGCCTTCTCTTGCTTGATGTTTTAAGTATGATATTTGTGAGAAATCAAAAATCCCTTCATCTAACCCAAGTAAAAGTAAATGttaaagtaaaaggaaaatatttgttgtagaGATATTTCTATTAATGTTTgcttccatatttattttttttctggtagcctGTCTCTCAGCCCACTCAGGTGACACTAATTACAACACCAAGTGGTGTGGAGACCCAGCCAGTGCATGATCTCCCTGTGTCCATCCTGGCCTCACCTACTACAGAGCAACCCACTGCCACAGTTACAATTGCTGACTCAGGCCAAGATGACATGCATCCTGGTAGTGTGACTTTGATGTGTTCTAACCCACCATGTGAAACCCATGAGACGGGTACCACCAACACAGCAACCACAAGTGTTGTAGCCAATTTTGGGGACTTTTCACAGTCCACACAAGTTCAATTCATCTGTGACAGCCAGGACATTTCAACAGTTGCAGAACAGAATGTTGATATGATACAGGCTTGCTCCAACCAATCTTGTGAAACCTCTGAGGCAAGCACTGCCAGCACTTCAACAGTGATAAATACTAATTTGTCAAGCCCTCTCACTATGAGCATGGGACAGAGTCTGTGCTTAAATCCTCTGTGTGAGACCCATGAAACAAACAACATCAATATACCCACCATAGCCACATCTAGCATTAGTTCCAGTTCCCCATCTGAAACCCATGAGATAGCAACCACAAGTACAGCAACTACCACCACATCTACCATCAGGCAACCAGCACCTAGCAACCTTCTGCATAAAAAACATGTCCAGACAGGGGATACCCTGGCTTTAGCTCAGCCTGGTGTGAGTGGGGAACTCAGAGGATCTTGGTTTCCCACCAGTCCTTCCTGCCAAAGTCATCAAAGTAGGTCAGCCAATATGAAATCCACAGACGTAACCTCAGTAACCACCAATCAGGTTTGCCAAAAGTCCTTATCCAAAGATGTCACCACTAGTATTAGTACCAAGGGGCTTTATACTCAGAGTATTAAAACTGAACAAACAAACCCATCTTCTGTGGGCAATATCGTGTCAGGTGTGAAGCCACTAACGTCAACAAGTTGGCATTCTGAGACTGATCACCTTCACAATATGAGTACTACAGTGGGACAACTGAATACAGATGCCAGGGAAACCACTGAGATACAGACATCCACTAAGTATTTGTGCCCAGTACATCAAAACAATTTTACCTTaactgcagaagccacagaaacaCAATCTCCCCTCAAATGTTCTGATCCTCTTTGTGAGACGTATAGGACTGGTATGACCTCCACTATGGACAATGTCCAACAAATGTATTACAACCCACCATGTGAAATCCATAAAACAGATACCATAAGTGCATTCACTGCTACAACCTCCCATGTAGTCATTAGTCATAATAATAGTAAGCAGCAAACAACTCTCAGCATCACAGAGGCAATTTTTACTAAGAACCAAAAAACCTTGGAAACAGTTTCAGATTTGATAGTGTTAACACCAACTGCCACACCTCATGGGACCAGACACCCCTCAGGAGTTACTTCTGGACAAAAGCTGTGTTCTAATCCCCCATGTGAAATCCATGAGACAGGCACTACACACACGGCCACTACTATCTCCTCAAATATTACCTTCAGCAAAGGTGAG
This portion of the Notamacropus eugenii isolate mMacEug1 chromosome Y unlocalized genomic scaffold, mMacEug1.pri_v2 SUPER_Y_unloc_1, whole genome shotgun sequence genome encodes:
- the LOC140516963 gene encoding host cell factor 1-like isoform X9; translated protein: MASVQPRWKRVVGWSGPVPRPRHGHRAVSIKELIVVFGGGNEGIVDELHVYNSATNQWFIPAVRGDIPPGCAAYGFVCDGTRLLVFGGMVEYGKYSNDLYELQASRWEWKKLKAKTPKNGPPPCPRLGHSFCLVGNKCYLFGGLANDSEDPKNNIPRYLNDLYILELRPGSGVVGWDIPITYGVLPPPRESHTAIVYTEHDKKKSKLVIFGGMSGCRLGDLWTLDIETLMWNKPNLSGVAPLPRSLHSATAIRNKMYVFGGWVPLVMDDVKVATHEKEWKCTSTLACLNLDTMTWETILMDMLEDNIPRARAGHCAVAINTRLYIWSGRDGYRKAWNNQVCCKDLWYLETERPSAPSRVYLVRANTNSLEVSWGSVPTADSYLLQLQKYDIPPAAAATSPMTSPVPSVPANPPKSPALATTAPTVQPLTQVGITLLPQSSVSPSTTTPIQVLTTVPGSSVPVPTTRNQAGIPTVFKVTGPPATIGNPLVTIWSVSQAGKAPVTVTSLPTGVRMAVPTLSSQGTMIRSNPQMSGMAALAAATAVTQKIPPSVPIVLSVTAGTTVVKSIAVSPGTTTLPATVKVASSPVMVSNPATRMLKTAAAQVGTSISSASSTPTCPIITVHKSGTVTVAQQAQVVTAVVGGVTKTITLVKTPISVPRGSTLISNLGKVMSVVQTKPVQTSAVTGQASTNPMTQIIQTKGPFPTETILKLVTSSNGKPTTVITSTQGSGTGTKPTILGISSVSCSTTKPGTTTIIKTIPMSGIITQSGATGVTSSPGIKSPITIITTKVMTSGTGTPSKIITTVPKITAGQGQQGVTQVVLKGAPGHQGTILRTVPMSGVRLVTPVTVSAVKPTVTTLVVKGSTGVTTLGTVTGTVSTSLAGATGHNVSSSQATPVATLGTIATPSSQVISPIAINVSSAQTTMTAAGGLTTPTITMQPVSQPTQVTLITTPSGVETQPVHDLPVSILASPTTEQPTATVTIADSGQDDMHPGSVTLMCSNPPCETHETGTTNTATTSVVANFGDFSQSTQVQFICDSQDISTVAEQNVDMIQACSNQSCETSEASTASTSTVINTNLSSPLTMSMGQSLCLNPLCETHETNNINIPTIATSSISSSSPSETHEIATTSTATTTTSTIRQPAPSNLLHKKHVQTGDTLALAQPGVSGELRGSWFPTSPSCQSHQSRSANMKSTDVTSVTTNQVCQKSLSKDVTTSISTKGLYTQSIKTEQTNPSSVGNIVSGVKPLTSTSWHSETDHLHNMSTTVGQLNTDARETTEIQTSTKYLCPVHQNNFTLTAEATETQSPLKCSDPLCETYRTGMTSTMDNVQQMYYNPPCEIHKTDTISAFTATTSHVVISHNNSKQQTTLSITEAIFTKNQKTLETVSDLIVLTPTATPHGTRHPSGVTSGQKLCSNPPCEIHETGTTHTATTISSNITFSKASPPTTNGQEDIGNTQGTSVITTTSSSVRIAISTQSQAVTIISSPSVPSISKVEMSPEKTDEFPDTDAISRTVPSTEAPLSAIYMLDSDEIKAKQEATEKLTLLSPFQSTQYPEPLMEQSQAPENQVAVDTSTAKESPPGQDSSGPEQDEVHQLSLPHEFMAEGQMTTTTLMVSGLSPEELAVTATANEEAQALTIQAAKGLATSNAFVTPPSIVVANPGKLQAATALTEVTNGIESVLKPELPPPSIKVPVKKENQWFDVGVIRGTNMMVTHYFLPPADVSVMDYDSSIIPDHSKLKKQKLQPGTAYKFRVAGVNSCGQGSFSEISAFKTCLPGFPGAPCAIKITKNSDGAHLTWEPPSVTSGKIIEYSVYLAIQSSQLSKQKSSVSAQLAFMRVYCGPNPSCLVQSSSLSNAHIDYTTKAAIIFRIAARNEKGYGPATQVRWLQESSKDDSNTKPANKRPLSFLEM